One region of Bacteroidia bacterium genomic DNA includes:
- a CDS encoding energy transducer TonB, which yields MEPKKTERADVDKRRGMFFMGGLIFSLLVVIVAFTIEEQDPEPMELTSNLMLDEDEEIILNTQQEEKPPPPPPPPELEVVDDEEEIEEDQPELEDVDVDEDVAMDMPDIEAPTEEVKDDKIFVTVEQAPSFPGGEAKLYEYINKNLKYPTMEKENNIQGTAVLTFVVERDGSISNIKVLKGVSQGIDEEAKRVVRNMPRWTPGEQRNRPVRVQFVLPIRFVLSY from the coding sequence ATGGAACCTAAAAAAACGGAAAGAGCAGACGTAGATAAACGAAGAGGCATGTTCTTCATGGGCGGCCTTATCTTTAGCTTACTCGTTGTAATCGTGGCATTCACTATTGAAGAACAGGATCCGGAACCCATGGAACTCACCAGCAACCTGATGCTTGACGAGGATGAAGAAATTATCCTCAATACACAGCAGGAGGAGAAACCGCCTCCACCGCCCCCCCCTCCGGAGCTCGAAGTGGTGGACGATGAGGAAGAGATTGAGGAGGATCAACCTGAACTGGAAGATGTGGACGTGGATGAAGATGTAGCGATGGATATGCCAGACATTGAGGCCCCTACAGAAGAAGTTAAGGATGATAAGATTTTTGTAACCGTTGAGCAGGCTCCTTCTTTTCCGGGTGGAGAAGCGAAATTGTATGAATACATTAATAAGAATCTGAAGTATCCTACGATGGAAAAAGAGAATAACATCCAGGGTACAGCGGTGCTTACTTTCGTAGTCGAAAGAGATGGTTCTATTTCCAATATTAAAGTGCTGAAAGGCGTAAGCCAGGGTATTGATGAAGAGGCAAAGCGCGTGGTGAGGAATATGCCGCGCTGGACTCCCGGTGAACAGCGCAACCGGCCGGTAAGGGTTCAGTTCGTGCTTCCCATTCGGTTTGTGCTTTCTTATTAA
- a CDS encoding energy transducer TonB, giving the protein MNSPHSKNDRIDSQRGIFFQLGLVISILSVIIFMNFTYSVKKPEAAEEPVDPPTDFNAKVTIIEKEERKPEEPEPTKEQQKIYDPDKIKIVEKKAKPSPDSIVPLIDTSMFSIYKEPKPDDEPVPFDLMEDKPAFPDGEEGLYKFMGKNIKYPPRAKRESEQGTVVVYFIIEKDGSVGNIKILKSVSPEIYAEAIRVLKLMPNWSPGRQRGEYVRVSFIFPLKFSLQ; this is encoded by the coding sequence ATGAATTCTCCACATTCCAAAAATGACAGGATTGATAGCCAGCGGGGCATTTTTTTTCAATTGGGGCTTGTAATCTCCATTCTTTCCGTCATCATTTTTATGAATTTCACTTACTCTGTCAAAAAGCCTGAAGCAGCCGAAGAACCTGTTGATCCTCCAACTGATTTTAATGCTAAAGTCACAATAATTGAAAAGGAGGAAAGGAAGCCGGAAGAACCGGAACCAACGAAGGAGCAACAAAAAATTTACGATCCGGATAAAATTAAGATTGTCGAAAAGAAGGCAAAACCCTCCCCGGATTCCATAGTTCCGCTGATTGATACTTCAATGTTTTCGATTTATAAGGAGCCAAAGCCAGATGATGAGCCGGTACCTTTTGACTTGATGGAAGATAAACCTGCATTTCCGGATGGAGAAGAGGGATTGTATAAATTTATGGGAAAGAATATCAAGTATCCGCCAAGAGCAAAAAGGGAATCAGAACAGGGGACGGTGGTCGTTTATTTTATAATAGAGAAAGATGGCTCGGTGGGCAATATCAAAATATTGAAAAGTGTGTCGCCCGAAATTTATGCCGAGGCCATTCGGGTTCTGAAGCTCATGCCCAACTGGTCTCCGGGTAGGCAGCGTGGAGAATACGTTCGGGTGAGCTTTATCTTTCCTCTGAAATTCTCGCTGCAATAA
- a CDS encoding PKD domain-containing protein: MKWPLILAFLLFQLVSHSSFGQSNCSSIDFNADLRIACTPGLINIIATGAPLGSEFYWDFGNGFLSGNDSVFRSFSSPGNYTIKLLVKLPNGTFCDTVIKAGYITVLPSPSPQVHASSRVLCDGPGNVMFTDSTPNVVSREWTIDGFYHPNGSQTIPHLFNSLGNKSLTLKVTNSNGCTGIFSKSDYVKIFQTFDVDFCVNAVKNGNTISATFTPDLNTYGQTVQSYQWEFPGGNPSSSSLSNPTINYPFSSTLSEKVKLTVTTTSGCQYTIEYQDFIKDYFVVSKNTVCVGEEVIVTSNSNNGGRGYFSWDFQNAELVDQTSSSFTIRHPTAGSKRMTVSFKYSEEGCLNRVRYDNVLDIRPPMAQLSSADRFPCEVPATVHFKNESVEPSGITFYKWEFYDSAGTLLPNSTIGPINKMDTAFTFTNNGVYDVRITATSTNGCSHTRLYEEFIRIGKPKANFATQDTVVCVQDVINLQDSTIPEAPSSNQYDYIWIIQHADSSSTKSTLSQRNPVFIPRMPGKYHVTLIVKNSPTCVDTFIRFNYLTVNGVSAEVSVSSTLACKGDSIELSSEIWAVYPPSSADSLSFKWSASPEEDVTFDRTDSTEATMFLKASGCYSPTLAIVDKMGCGQNITPPGGICVGTKPNFRMELVFCANTPIQLTDSSSLGPTHWKWSTNPPSADFFPSDSDTNPQVIFYEDTCYEIILVTGKLIDGVMCYDTISYENICVAAPTAAFTTSDTLKYCAPVSIQFNSESENADKYLWDFGDGTFLETTNENPHHTYEVNNVSGFDVSLVAIKDNTCRDSVMKTQHIVILGPEPHFTLDKDSACERLEVTFTNQSINTTSFIFDYGDGSFPDSGTINKHLYQLPLGVADSAIFLPTLIARDANNCAASFTDTVLLYPRPIPDFTADSSSGCPPFTVQFHDRSIAAIDWQWDLDGDGVIDSSGPDPVFTYSDTGNVDVTLYITGKGGCEDSITIKDFITILPAPEPRFSVNQNKGCDSLLVHFTNESQGFIDFTLDYGDGSVPVENQLPPHTYRFNYSSGLDSMIFFPTLTVKNAAGCSVPFRDTIIIFPNPDASFSWDTTAGCEPLRVKFTGPPGNLTYRWDFDNDGSVDATVANPLHPFSHGLYTVALEVENAYGCTHRVAHPRLMDVRESPVANFLYSDTLICSGDSVSFQDQSYSPYRLTSFAWNFGDPDTGDDTASVRNPDPYHYFNPGSYDVTLAVMDEYGCPDTIIMPGLVRVKDTAAPPVNDLLYVSVQKNSTTDGSSNHVEVVWDQSSLDDFGQYRIMRSIDATNPHHLTDDINETRFTDSSNTNPHTKSYCYAMQVADDCGNLSEISGDHCTVVLNAYSQGPSQNLLSWSPYKGWSNVVRYEIFRTIGNEPYQLIDTVPGTERSYLDENLCDTTYCYFVQAISPSGLASGSNYACNRAPYLYQEEPLELFVATVADSFSSFISWEAGTQKNIQRYIIDRYTSRYGWENDFDETPNTSFSDYKAKVNLEPYRYRISVEDACGYVSPLSNEATTIYLQAGIINNEVYQVELKWNPYQEWAAGIDQYIVQLMQPNGSFQSIGTVDGATTTFIDTGLHRHIEADWCYRVKAVENSANADTSVSNLACTIYPSSLFVPSAFSPNEDRINDVFYVHPISIHRLTPQKLKEYRMTIYDRWGQKVFETNDWKEGWDGSYNGIPANQGVYIYVVKGVGYDAQDHILRGTVTLLR; the protein is encoded by the coding sequence CCAATTCCAATGGCTGCACCGGTATTTTCTCAAAATCCGATTATGTTAAAATATTCCAAACCTTCGATGTGGATTTTTGTGTGAATGCTGTTAAAAATGGAAATACCATTTCTGCGACATTTACGCCTGACCTGAACACATACGGCCAGACCGTTCAGAGCTATCAATGGGAATTTCCAGGAGGCAATCCTAGTTCTTCTTCCCTTTCAAACCCAACCATTAATTACCCCTTCTCTTCTACGCTTTCAGAAAAAGTAAAACTTACGGTAACCACCACCTCCGGATGCCAATATACCATTGAGTATCAGGACTTCATTAAAGATTACTTCGTAGTATCAAAAAATACGGTTTGCGTGGGCGAAGAGGTGATTGTAACCAGCAACTCAAATAATGGCGGGCGCGGATACTTTAGCTGGGATTTTCAGAATGCAGAATTGGTAGATCAAACTTCCAGTTCTTTTACAATCCGCCACCCAACAGCAGGCAGTAAAAGAATGACGGTAAGCTTTAAATATAGTGAAGAAGGTTGCCTGAACCGGGTCAGGTATGATAATGTACTTGACATACGGCCACCAATGGCGCAACTGAGTTCTGCTGACAGGTTCCCCTGCGAGGTCCCCGCTACAGTTCATTTCAAAAATGAATCTGTTGAACCTTCAGGTATCACCTTTTATAAGTGGGAATTTTATGATTCTGCGGGAACGTTACTCCCCAATTCCACCATCGGTCCGATTAACAAAATGGACACGGCATTTACTTTTACCAACAATGGCGTGTATGATGTTCGGATCACGGCTACCAGTACTAACGGTTGCAGTCATACCAGACTATATGAAGAATTTATCCGGATTGGAAAACCCAAAGCAAATTTTGCGACACAGGATACAGTAGTGTGTGTGCAAGACGTAATTAATTTACAAGACTCTACGATACCTGAAGCACCGTCCTCGAATCAATATGATTATATATGGATCATACAACATGCCGACAGCAGTAGTACCAAAAGCACCCTTTCGCAACGCAATCCTGTTTTCATTCCCAGAATGCCGGGAAAGTACCATGTAACGCTTATTGTAAAAAACAGCCCCACCTGTGTTGACACATTCATAAGATTCAATTACCTGACTGTCAATGGGGTGTCTGCTGAGGTGTCAGTCAGCAGCACGCTTGCCTGCAAAGGAGACTCTATTGAGTTAAGTTCTGAGATTTGGGCGGTATATCCCCCGTCATCAGCCGATTCACTCAGCTTTAAATGGTCAGCTTCACCTGAAGAGGATGTCACTTTCGACCGGACGGACAGCACTGAAGCTACTATGTTTTTAAAGGCTTCGGGGTGCTATAGTCCTACTTTGGCGATAGTGGATAAAATGGGCTGCGGGCAAAACATTACACCACCCGGAGGTATATGCGTTGGTACCAAACCCAACTTCCGGATGGAGCTGGTTTTTTGTGCGAATACACCTATTCAGCTTACCGATAGTTCTTCGCTCGGCCCAACTCATTGGAAATGGTCCACTAACCCTCCTTCCGCTGATTTTTTTCCTTCAGATAGCGATACCAATCCCCAGGTAATCTTTTATGAAGACACCTGTTATGAGATTATTCTGGTAACGGGAAAATTAATTGATGGAGTGATGTGCTATGATACTATATCGTATGAAAATATATGCGTGGCAGCACCTACGGCCGCATTTACAACATCAGATACTTTAAAATACTGCGCACCCGTATCCATACAATTTAATTCTGAATCTGAAAATGCCGATAAATATCTTTGGGATTTTGGCGATGGTACTTTCCTGGAAACCACCAATGAAAATCCGCATCACACCTATGAGGTTAATAATGTATCCGGATTTGACGTCAGTCTGGTAGCAATCAAAGACAACACCTGCCGCGATTCTGTTATGAAAACACAGCATATAGTAATATTAGGCCCCGAACCCCACTTTACGCTGGATAAGGATTCTGCCTGCGAACGACTGGAGGTAACATTTACAAACCAGAGCATCAATACCACCAGTTTTATTTTTGATTATGGGGATGGCTCTTTCCCGGATTCAGGTACCATCAACAAACACCTCTATCAACTGCCGCTGGGTGTGGCCGATTCTGCTATTTTTCTCCCTACCCTCATTGCCAGGGATGCGAATAACTGTGCGGCTTCCTTCACGGATACCGTTCTCCTCTATCCCCGCCCGATCCCTGATTTTACGGCTGATTCTTCCAGCGGATGTCCGCCCTTTACGGTTCAGTTCCATGACCGCAGCATTGCGGCTATTGACTGGCAATGGGATTTGGACGGAGACGGTGTGATTGATTCTTCCGGCCCGGATCCGGTTTTTACTTATTCTGACACTGGGAATGTAGATGTAACGCTTTATATTACAGGCAAAGGAGGATGTGAAGACAGCATTACCATAAAGGATTTTATTACCATTTTACCCGCTCCCGAACCCCGGTTTTCTGTGAACCAGAACAAGGGTTGCGATTCCCTTCTCGTACATTTTACCAATGAAAGCCAGGGATTTATTGATTTCACTCTGGATTATGGTGATGGCTCCGTGCCCGTGGAAAATCAACTCCCTCCGCATACTTACCGCTTTAACTACAGCAGCGGACTCGATTCCATGATCTTTTTCCCTACCCTGACGGTAAAAAATGCTGCCGGTTGTTCGGTGCCTTTCCGCGATACCATTATTATTTTTCCCAATCCTGATGCTTCCTTTTCATGGGATACCACGGCTGGCTGCGAACCGCTCAGGGTGAAGTTTACCGGACCTCCCGGAAATTTGACCTACCGCTGGGATTTTGATAATGACGGCTCGGTAGATGCCACCGTGGCCAACCCGCTCCACCCCTTTAGCCACGGACTCTATACCGTAGCCCTCGAAGTGGAAAACGCCTATGGCTGCACTCACCGCGTGGCCCACCCCAGGCTGATGGACGTTCGCGAAAGCCCCGTTGCCAACTTCCTTTATTCTGATACCCTCATTTGCTCTGGCGACAGCGTGAGTTTCCAGGACCAAAGCTACAGCCCATACCGCCTCACCAGCTTTGCCTGGAATTTTGGCGATCCTGATACCGGTGATGATACCGCTTCCGTACGAAATCCTGATCCTTATCATTACTTCAACCCCGGATCTTATGACGTAACCCTGGCGGTAATGGACGAATACGGATGCCCCGACACTATCATTATGCCCGGCTTGGTGCGCGTGAAAGATACTGCCGCACCTCCCGTGAATGACCTCCTCTACGTATCTGTGCAAAAAAATTCCACCACAGACGGAAGCAGTAATCATGTGGAAGTGGTGTGGGATCAATCTTCCCTTGATGACTTCGGCCAGTACCGCATCATGCGCTCCATTGATGCCACAAATCCCCATCATTTAACTGATGACATTAACGAAACACGCTTTACTGATTCCTCAAACACAAACCCACATACCAAATCATATTGTTATGCTATGCAGGTAGCCGATGATTGTGGTAATCTTTCTGAGATCTCAGGAGATCATTGCACAGTAGTACTCAACGCCTACTCACAGGGACCTTCTCAAAATCTGCTGAGCTGGAGCCCTTACAAAGGCTGGAGCAACGTAGTGCGATATGAAATTTTCAGGACCATCGGGAATGAACCCTACCAGCTTATTGATACCGTTCCCGGTACGGAAAGATCTTACCTGGACGAGAACTTGTGCGACACCACCTATTGCTACTTTGTGCAGGCCATAAGCCCCAGCGGACTGGCCTCCGGCAGCAACTATGCCTGCAACCGCGCGCCCTATCTATACCAGGAAGAGCCCCTTGAACTCTTTGTGGCTACCGTAGCCGACAGCTTTTCCTCCTTCATCTCCTGGGAAGCCGGAACTCAAAAAAATATTCAGCGATACATTATTGACCGCTACACCAGCCGATACGGATGGGAAAATGATTTCGATGAAACCCCCAACACATCGTTTTCTGACTACAAAGCAAAGGTGAACCTCGAACCGTACCGGTACCGGATCTCGGTGGAAGATGCCTGCGGATACGTTTCTCCATTGAGCAATGAAGCCACCACCATTTACCTTCAGGCCGGGATCATTAACAACGAGGTGTACCAGGTGGAACTTAAGTGGAATCCTTACCAGGAATGGGCAGCAGGGATAGATCAATATATCGTGCAACTCATGCAGCCCAACGGCAGCTTCCAATCCATCGGAACGGTGGACGGTGCTACCACCACCTTCATCGATACTGGCCTTCATCGCCATATTGAGGCGGACTGGTGCTATCGCGTGAAAGCCGTGGAAAATTCAGCCAATGCCGATACCTCCGTCTCCAACCTGGCCTGCACCATTTATCCCTCCAGCCTTTTTGTTCCTTCAGCATTCAGCCCCAACGAGGACCGGATCAATGATGTATTCTACGTTCATCCCATCTCCATTCACCGCCTCACTCCCCAAAAACTCAAAGAATACCGCATGACGATCTACGACCGATGGGGCCAAAAGGTATTCGAAACCAATGACTGGAAAGAAGGCTGGGATGGTAGCTATAACGGTATACCCGCAAACCAGGGCGTTTACATCTACGTGGTAAAAGGAGTGGGATATGACGCCCAAGATCACATCCTCAGAGGGACCGTTACGCTGCTCAGGTAG